A region from the Anderseniella sp. Alg231-50 genome encodes:
- a CDS encoding class I SAM-dependent methyltransferase yields MQTLLKQMLSHVVQHGDLSVSMPDGSETRFGDATGKPAGFRIHDQATVLHLLVDPDLYLGEAYTSGQLTVTHGNIYDVLKLLMANLETAKTPVPVRLPYAIRKRLKRLQQDNRIGRARNNVAHHYDLSGDLYDLFLDNDRQYSCAYFEKTGQSLEQAQLSKKRHLAAKLVIEPGMKVLDIGSGWGGLGLYLAQAAGAEVTGVTLSEEQHKVSSRRAQDAGLDGQVGFHLKDYRELDGKFDRIVSVGMFEHVGVAHYGELFGKVRDLLAPDGVFVLHSIGRADGPGATSAWIQKYIFPGGYCPALSEVLPEVEKSGMYMTDVEILRLHYARTLAEWRKRFAAHRKQAIALYDEKFARMWEFYLASSELSFRYLGLNNFQLQAAGNQYALPLTRDYIAREETRLRAIEGKIYNRRKQADRRKQVVKASSVESPHYPQISKQ; encoded by the coding sequence ATGCAGACTTTGCTCAAACAGATGTTGAGCCATGTGGTGCAGCACGGAGACCTGAGCGTCTCCATGCCGGATGGCAGTGAAACCCGATTTGGTGATGCCACCGGCAAACCGGCGGGCTTCCGCATTCATGACCAGGCCACTGTCCTGCACCTGCTCGTGGACCCTGACCTTTATCTGGGTGAGGCTTACACAAGCGGTCAGCTGACGGTGACACACGGCAACATATACGACGTGCTGAAACTGCTGATGGCCAATCTGGAAACCGCAAAGACACCGGTTCCGGTGCGCCTGCCCTACGCTATCCGCAAACGGCTGAAACGCCTGCAGCAGGACAACCGGATTGGCCGGGCCCGAAACAATGTGGCACATCATTACGACCTGTCGGGCGACCTGTACGATCTGTTCCTGGACAATGACCGGCAGTATTCGTGCGCATATTTTGAGAAGACCGGCCAAAGCCTGGAGCAGGCCCAACTTTCCAAAAAGCGCCATCTTGCTGCAAAACTTGTGATTGAACCGGGCATGAAGGTGCTCGACATCGGGTCCGGATGGGGTGGTCTGGGGCTTTATCTCGCTCAGGCTGCGGGCGCGGAGGTTACCGGTGTTACCCTGTCTGAAGAACAGCACAAGGTATCCAGCCGGCGTGCCCAGGATGCCGGACTGGACGGCCAGGTCGGTTTTCACCTGAAAGACTACCGGGAACTGGACGGCAAGTTTGACCGGATTGTATCCGTCGGCATGTTCGAGCATGTCGGCGTCGCCCATTATGGCGAATTGTTCGGCAAGGTCCGCGACCTGCTGGCACCGGATGGCGTTTTCGTACTCCACTCCATTGGACGGGCAGATGGTCCCGGAGCAACAAGCGCCTGGATACAGAAATACATTTTTCCGGGCGGCTACTGCCCGGCCCTGTCGGAAGTCCTGCCGGAAGTCGAAAAAAGCGGCATGTACATGACCGATGTCGAAATACTGAGGCTTCACTACGCCCGCACGCTGGCTGAATGGCGCAAACGCTTTGCGGCACACAGAAAACAGGCCATCGCCCTTTATGACGAGAAGTTTGCCCGGATGTGGGAGTTCTATCTCGCTTCGTCCGAATTGAGCTTCCGCTATCTGGGCCTGAACAATTTCCAGCTGCAGGCAGCAGGCAATCAGTATGCCCTGCCCCTGACCCGGGACTACATTGCCCGGGAAGAGACTCGTCTGCGCGCGATCGAAGGCAAGATTTACAACCGGCGCAAGCAGGCAGACCGGCGAAAACAGGTTGTGAAGGCGTCTTCGGTCGAATCACCGCATTATCCACAGATTAGCAAGCAATAG
- the fabF gene encoding beta-ketoacyl-ACP synthase II, whose product MRRVVVTGIGMVSPVGANVDDSWANLLAGKSGATRVTRMDVSDMACKVGCEVKTGDGADGTFNCDDWMEPKEQRRYDSFIKYGYSAAKMAVRDSGWKPETDEDHWRTGVLIGSGIGGLPSIEATTHLLAEKGPRRVSPFFIPGSLINLVSGLVSIEFGFKGPNHSVVTACSTGAHAIGDAARIVALDDADVMIAGGAEAAISRIGYAGFQACKALSTHFNDTPEKASRPYDKDRDGFVMGEGSGVVVLEEYEHAKARGATIYAEVVGYGMSGDAFHITAPAADGDGAFRCMTAALKRAGISASDLDYVNAHGTSTPMGDEIELKAVERLLGNQADKLCMSSTKSATGHLLGAAGAIEAIFSILAMRDNTAPPTLNLDNPSVETAIDLVPHTARKKEINTVLSNSFGFGGTNASLIFRRVDI is encoded by the coding sequence ATGCGCAGAGTCGTAGTCACGGGAATTGGCATGGTGTCGCCGGTCGGCGCCAACGTGGATGACAGTTGGGCCAATCTGCTGGCCGGGAAGTCGGGCGCGACCCGTGTGACCCGTATGGATGTGTCTGACATGGCCTGTAAGGTCGGCTGCGAAGTGAAAACCGGAGACGGCGCCGACGGCACATTCAACTGTGACGACTGGATGGAGCCGAAAGAGCAGCGCCGCTACGACTCATTCATCAAGTATGGCTACTCCGCCGCGAAAATGGCGGTTCGCGATTCCGGCTGGAAACCGGAGACAGACGAGGATCATTGGCGCACCGGCGTTCTGATAGGCTCCGGAATCGGCGGCCTGCCGTCCATTGAAGCGACGACCCATCTGCTCGCCGAAAAAGGCCCGCGGCGGGTCAGCCCGTTCTTTATTCCAGGCTCGCTCATCAACCTGGTGTCCGGTCTCGTATCCATAGAATTCGGGTTCAAGGGACCGAACCATTCGGTTGTGACGGCCTGCTCGACAGGCGCTCATGCCATCGGTGATGCCGCGCGAATCGTTGCGCTTGACGATGCCGATGTGATGATCGCAGGTGGCGCCGAGGCGGCTATAAGCCGTATCGGTTACGCGGGCTTTCAGGCATGCAAGGCGCTTTCAACCCATTTCAACGACACGCCGGAAAAAGCGTCGCGGCCCTACGACAAGGATCGTGACGGATTCGTCATGGGTGAAGGCTCGGGGGTTGTGGTACTTGAAGAATACGAACATGCGAAAGCACGCGGCGCGACTATCTATGCCGAGGTTGTGGGCTACGGCATGTCGGGTGATGCCTTTCACATCACGGCACCAGCAGCAGATGGCGACGGTGCGTTTCGCTGTATGACCGCGGCGCTGAAAAGAGCCGGTATTTCCGCCTCGGACCTCGATTATGTAAATGCCCACGGCACATCGACACCGATGGGTGACGAGATCGAGTTGAAAGCCGTTGAACGCCTCCTGGGCAATCAGGCAGACAAGTTGTGCATGTCGTCGACAAAGTCCGCAACCGGCCACTTGTTGGGAGCGGCCGGTGCCATTGAAGCCATCTTCTCTATTCTCGCCATGCGCGACAACACGGCGCCGCCAACACTCAATCTGGACAATCCATCTGTTGAAACTGCTATCGACCTGGTGCCGCACACGGCGCGAAAAAAGGAGATCAACACAGTTCTGTCGAATTCATTTGGTTTTGGTGGCACTAACGCTTCCCTGATTTTCCGTCGCGTGGACATCTGA
- the rplI gene encoding 50S ribosomal protein L9, with the protein MQVILLERVEKLGAMGDTVRVKDGYARNFLLPRGKALRASAKNMEKFEAQRAELEVKNAAAVEAAKTDSEKLDGSSFILIRQAGESGQLYGSVSTRDIAAAASETGVSVTRNHVVLPDPIKTIGLYDVRVALHGEVSSTVQINVARTQDEAEAQARGEDLTGNADERDEIRRAAEELFEQAEADAAAEEDAEDAAADEAGEADDAEAEKTDE; encoded by the coding sequence ATGCAAGTCATTCTGCTGGAAAGGGTCGAAAAACTCGGCGCCATGGGTGATACGGTCCGCGTCAAGGACGGTTATGCCCGCAACTTCCTGCTGCCACGCGGCAAGGCGCTTCGGGCATCGGCCAAAAACATGGAAAAATTCGAAGCCCAGCGCGCAGAGCTTGAAGTCAAGAACGCAGCCGCTGTTGAAGCTGCCAAGACCGATTCGGAAAAACTCGACGGTTCAAGCTTCATCCTGATCCGCCAGGCTGGTGAATCCGGTCAGCTTTACGGCTCGGTTTCAACTCGCGACATTGCGGCGGCAGCCAGCGAAACCGGCGTCAGCGTTACACGCAACCATGTGGTATTGCCTGATCCGATCAAGACCATCGGACTGTACGACGTACGTGTTGCGCTGCATGGCGAAGTCTCGTCAACCGTGCAGATCAATGTTGCCCGTACGCAGGATGAAGCCGAAGCACAGGCGCGCGGTGAAGACCTGACCGGCAACGCGGATGAGCGTGACGAAATCCGCCGCGCAGCCGAAGAACTGTTCGAACAGGCCGAAGCTGATGCAGCTGCAGAAGAAGACGCTGAAGACGCAGCAGCAGACGAAGCTGGTGAAGCAGACGATGCTGAAGCGGAAAAAACAGACGAATAA
- the gmk gene encoding guanylate kinase encodes MSSQGTSSAIARRGLLFVLSSPSGAGKTTLSRQLLARESDMVMSVSVTTRKPRPGETDGKDYHFISRAQFDQMVKDGELLEYAEVFGNGYGTPIKPVNDWLAEGKDVLFDIDWQGTQQIHARMTDDLVRVFILPPSAEELRDRLVRRAQDAASVVAKRMAEASNEISHWAEYDYVLINDDLDQCDRSISKILDAERLRRHRRVGLDTFVKRLRKHL; translated from the coding sequence TTGAGTAGTCAAGGCACATCATCAGCTATTGCGCGACGCGGCCTCCTGTTTGTGTTGTCCTCGCCGTCGGGAGCCGGCAAGACCACATTGTCAAGACAGTTACTGGCGCGCGAGTCAGACATGGTTATGTCGGTATCCGTGACAACGCGCAAACCGCGGCCGGGTGAGACCGACGGCAAGGACTATCATTTCATCTCGCGCGCGCAGTTCGATCAAATGGTGAAAGACGGCGAGTTGCTGGAATATGCCGAAGTGTTCGGCAATGGCTACGGCACGCCGATCAAACCTGTCAACGACTGGCTGGCAGAAGGCAAGGACGTGCTGTTCGATATAGACTGGCAGGGCACGCAGCAGATACATGCCCGCATGACTGACGATCTTGTGCGGGTGTTTATCCTGCCGCCATCTGCGGAGGAACTGCGTGACCGGCTGGTTCGCCGCGCGCAGGATGCGGCATCCGTGGTGGCAAAGCGCATGGCGGAAGCCTCCAACGAGATCAGTCACTGGGCCGAGTACGATTATGTGCTGATCAATGATGACCTGGATCAGTGCGATCGATCCATAAGCAAGATTCTCGATGCCGAGCGGTTGCGCCGTCACCGCCGCGTCGGCCTTGATACGTTTGTGAAACGGCTCAGAAAGCACCTGTGA
- the fabG gene encoding 3-oxoacyl-[acyl-carrier-protein] reductase, translating into MFDLTGKKALITGATGGIGAAIAKALHANGATVALSGTRAAVLEEVKAGLAERAHALTCNLSDPDDVEKLVPAAQEAMDGLDILVNNAGITRDNLAMRMKREDWQAVMDVNLTAAFTLTKNCMRTMMKQRWGRVINITSVVGVTGNAGQANYAASKAGMIGMSKSLAQELASRNITVNCIAPGFIETAMTDELNDKQKEAILASVPAGRLGHTDEIAAGAAYLASEEAAYVTGQTLHINGGMAML; encoded by the coding sequence ATGTTTGACCTTACCGGCAAGAAGGCCCTCATAACCGGAGCTACCGGGGGTATTGGTGCAGCCATTGCGAAGGCATTGCATGCCAATGGCGCGACCGTTGCCCTGTCCGGAACGCGTGCCGCAGTTCTGGAAGAGGTAAAGGCAGGTCTTGCGGAGCGCGCCCATGCGCTGACATGCAATTTGTCTGACCCGGATGATGTTGAAAAACTTGTTCCGGCTGCTCAGGAAGCCATGGATGGCCTGGATATTCTGGTCAACAATGCCGGCATCACGCGAGACAACCTGGCCATGCGCATGAAGCGGGAAGACTGGCAGGCGGTAATGGACGTGAACCTGACGGCTGCGTTTACACTTACCAAAAACTGCATGCGCACCATGATGAAACAGCGCTGGGGCAGGGTGATCAACATAACGTCGGTCGTGGGTGTGACCGGCAATGCCGGCCAGGCCAACTATGCCGCATCGAAGGCCGGCATGATCGGCATGTCGAAATCTCTCGCCCAGGAACTTGCCTCGCGCAACATCACGGTCAACTGCATTGCCCCGGGTTTCATTGAGACGGCTATGACGGATGAGTTGAATGACAAGCAGAAAGAGGCGATTCTGGCTTCGGTTCCTGCTGGTCGTTTGGGGCATACGGACGAAATTGCCGCAGGGGCGGCTTATCTTGCCAGCGAGGAAGCTGCCTATGTCACAGGCCAGACCTTGCACATCAATGGTGGAATGGCCATGTTGTGA
- the rpsR gene encoding 30S ribosomal protein S18, whose product MSGARRPFFRRRKSCPFTGDNAPKIDYKDSRLLSRYISERGKIVPSRITAVSAKKQRELAKAIKRARFLGLLPYVVK is encoded by the coding sequence ATGTCAGGTGCACGCAGACCATTCTTCCGCCGCCGCAAGAGCTGCCCGTTCACGGGCGACAATGCGCCGAAGATAGACTACAAGGACTCACGCCTTCTGTCGCGCTACATCTCCGAGCGCGGCAAGATCGTGCCCAGCCGCATCACGGCTGTTTCTGCAAAGAAGCAGCGTGAACTGGCCAAGGCGATCAAGCGCGCACGGTTCCTGGGCCTTCTGCCCTACGTCGTGAAGTAA
- the mltG gene encoding endolytic transglycosylase MltG: MSVLPNRRPKSSRSLIGRLFRWLFALTFVATCSAGLLWFFANIEGPLAKAKVVNIPKGSSTIDIANRLNEQGVVDSSIMTILGITAVRYTFDVDPKAGEYEFAAGSSLIDVLRKIKTGRTLFYKVSMPEGFTSWQVMERLKANDVLVGEIEKPPSEGELLPDTYLFTRGSTRQSIIDQMNTAQNKFIEKKWPARAEGLPFKTPEEALILASIVEKETGQADERAQVAAVFVNRLRRGMRLQSDPTIIYGITRGQGKLDRPIRRSDIREKTDYNTYQIDGLPPTPIANPGRASIEAVLNPVETKHLYFVADGTGGHVFAKTLPEHNANVKKWRSWLRDKREQQEAEQQTATGEAEQQAAVEEEPPAPSESQASESSAASVPVPAQSDGAQQRSGNFRVVEVAGRSVPIPKSKPQRQ, encoded by the coding sequence ATGAGTGTGTTGCCCAACCGCAGGCCCAAATCGTCGAGAAGCCTGATTGGCCGTTTGTTCAGGTGGCTGTTTGCTCTGACGTTCGTGGCCACCTGCTCAGCTGGGCTGCTGTGGTTCTTTGCAAACATTGAAGGCCCGCTTGCAAAAGCCAAGGTGGTGAACATTCCAAAGGGAAGCTCAACCATCGACATTGCGAACCGGTTGAACGAGCAGGGTGTTGTGGACAGCAGCATCATGACGATTCTCGGCATAACCGCGGTGCGCTACACTTTCGATGTCGATCCCAAGGCAGGTGAATACGAGTTCGCTGCCGGCAGTTCGCTGATCGATGTGCTTCGCAAGATCAAGACCGGCCGGACTCTGTTCTACAAGGTTTCAATGCCCGAAGGTTTCACATCATGGCAGGTGATGGAACGCCTGAAGGCCAATGATGTGCTTGTCGGTGAAATCGAAAAACCGCCATCGGAAGGTGAACTGCTTCCTGATACCTACCTGTTTACCCGCGGCAGTACGCGCCAGTCGATCATTGACCAGATGAATACGGCACAAAACAAGTTTATTGAAAAAAAGTGGCCGGCGCGCGCGGAAGGCCTTCCTTTCAAGACACCTGAAGAAGCACTCATACTGGCCTCCATCGTAGAAAAGGAAACGGGTCAGGCGGACGAGAGGGCCCAGGTCGCTGCCGTGTTTGTAAACCGGCTGAGAAGGGGCATGAGACTGCAGTCGGACCCGACCATTATATACGGTATCACCAGGGGGCAGGGTAAGCTCGACCGGCCGATCAGGCGCAGCGACATTCGCGAGAAGACCGACTACAACACCTACCAGATTGACGGACTGCCGCCGACGCCGATCGCAAATCCGGGCCGGGCATCCATTGAAGCCGTTCTCAATCCGGTCGAGACAAAGCATTTGTATTTTGTGGCAGATGGTACCGGCGGGCATGTGTTCGCAAAGACACTTCCTGAACATAACGCCAACGTGAAAAAATGGCGCAGCTGGCTGCGCGATAAACGCGAGCAACAGGAAGCCGAACAACAGACCGCTACCGGGGAAGCCGAACAACAGGCGGCGGTTGAGGAAGAGCCTCCGGCACCGTCCGAAAGCCAGGCTTCTGAGAGTTCTGCAGCGTCCGTCCCGGTGCCGGCACAATCGGACGGCGCGCAGCAGCGGTCAGGCAACTTTCGCGTCGTCGAAGTTGCAGGTCGCAGTGTTCCCATTCCCAAGAGCAAGCCGCAACGCCAGTGA
- a CDS encoding YicC/YloC family endoribonuclease: protein MTISSMTGFGRGEGSSGPWTFQWEMRSVNGKSLDVRLRLPTGTEAVEQAIRASAAKHLKRSNVQVFLNLEKDEAVSSIRVNTDALAAAIEAVRTVEKANGGQPASTDAILAMRGVIEHAADEPDEEAVAARDEALIVAADQAIRALAANRLAEGERLATVVSGQLDRIADLTAQAIANPSRTPDAIQARLAASIERIVGTASSLEPERLHQEAMLAAAKADIQEELDRLVAHVTAARELLTAEGPVGRKFDFLAQEFNREANTLCSKSTDTSLTHIGLELKTVIDQLREQVQNIE from the coding sequence ATGACCATTTCCAGCATGACCGGCTTTGGCCGCGGCGAGGGAAGTTCTGGGCCATGGACGTTTCAATGGGAGATGCGTTCGGTCAACGGCAAGTCGCTTGATGTGCGTCTGCGGCTGCCGACCGGCACCGAAGCCGTGGAACAGGCTATTCGCGCCAGTGCAGCCAAGCACCTGAAGCGCAGCAATGTCCAGGTGTTCCTTAATCTTGAAAAGGATGAGGCGGTTTCCAGCATAAGGGTGAACACGGATGCCCTTGCCGCAGCCATCGAGGCGGTGCGAACCGTGGAAAAGGCAAATGGAGGACAGCCGGCTTCTACCGATGCCATTTTGGCTATGCGCGGCGTAATCGAGCATGCCGCAGATGAGCCCGACGAGGAGGCCGTAGCTGCGCGTGACGAGGCTCTTATCGTTGCAGCTGATCAGGCAATCAGGGCGCTGGCCGCAAACCGCCTGGCCGAAGGCGAGCGGTTGGCAACAGTTGTATCAGGTCAACTGGACCGGATCGCGGATCTCACTGCCCAGGCAATTGCCAACCCGTCCCGTACACCCGACGCCATCCAGGCCCGGCTGGCTGCGAGTATTGAACGGATTGTCGGCACGGCATCGTCCCTGGAGCCGGAACGTCTGCATCAGGAAGCCATGCTGGCAGCCGCAAAAGCCGACATTCAGGAGGAGCTGGACCGGCTGGTGGCCCATGTTACAGCAGCGCGGGAGCTGTTGACTGCAGAAGGACCGGTTGGGCGCAAGTTCGACTTCCTGGCACAGGAGTTCAATCGCGAAGCCAACACCTTGTGTTCGAAATCCACTGACACGTCACTGACCCACATCGGGCTGGAACTGAAAACCGTGATCGATCAACTTCGCGAGCAGGTGCAAAACATTGAGTAG
- a CDS encoding DUF2232 domain-containing protein: MMNNWIVIGIIAGLAAGLLQAGGSSGNAVGLMMIYLASFPLFIAGLGWGAVTAALGALVMIVGYLIGFGWKAAFYVALSAGIAPVVLSHLALQNRPASVGPADEGEVSDTDRAWYPEGRLVVWTAIASAILSVLVILALGPDVDSFRAAVGEVLQPLFDEMAKQPNAPAADQIEQIRSFVVLVLPAALSIVWCISTMVNMYLAGSVLRKTGAGLRPWAPFSQLAFPRWAIWILSASAVGTFLPGTLGAFAWVFTAALMLAYAILGLAVMHGLLDNHPMRGFLLGLFYLSMLFLSAIAIVPLIMLGMFDQSFNIRKRNKPPD, encoded by the coding sequence ATGATGAACAACTGGATTGTAATAGGCATTATCGCCGGCTTGGCAGCTGGCCTGCTCCAGGCAGGCGGCAGCTCGGGCAATGCGGTCGGCCTGATGATGATCTACCTGGCGTCTTTTCCACTTTTCATTGCCGGTCTGGGCTGGGGTGCCGTAACCGCGGCACTCGGCGCATTGGTGATGATCGTCGGCTACCTGATCGGGTTCGGCTGGAAGGCGGCTTTTTATGTGGCGCTGAGTGCCGGCATTGCCCCGGTAGTGCTCAGTCACCTGGCGCTGCAGAACAGGCCAGCTTCAGTTGGCCCCGCCGATGAAGGCGAAGTTTCCGATACAGACAGAGCCTGGTATCCAGAAGGCCGTCTCGTTGTGTGGACCGCCATCGCCAGCGCCATCTTGAGTGTGCTGGTCATTCTTGCGCTGGGACCCGATGTCGACAGTTTCCGCGCAGCGGTCGGCGAAGTCCTACAGCCGTTGTTCGATGAAATGGCCAAGCAGCCCAACGCCCCTGCTGCCGATCAGATTGAACAGATAAGGTCTTTTGTCGTGCTGGTGCTGCCGGCCGCACTCAGCATTGTCTGGTGCATTTCGACCATGGTGAACATGTATCTGGCCGGCAGCGTGCTGCGCAAGACCGGCGCCGGACTGCGGCCATGGGCGCCGTTCAGCCAACTGGCCTTTCCACGCTGGGCGATCTGGATATTGTCGGCGTCGGCCGTGGGCACCTTCCTGCCCGGCACGCTGGGGGCATTTGCGTGGGTATTCACCGCAGCCCTGATGCTGGCTTACGCGATACTGGGCCTGGCTGTGATGCACGGACTGCTCGACAACCATCCCATGCGCGGTTTTCTGCTCGGCCTCTTCTACCTGTCCATGCTGTTTCTGTCGGCGATCGCGATTGTCCCGCTGATCATGCTCGGCATGTTCGACCAGAGCTTCAATATCCGCAAACGAAACAAACCGCCCGACTGA
- a CDS encoding acyl carrier protein yields MSDVADRVKKIVVEHLSVDADKVAKEASFIDDLGADSLDTVELVMAFEEEFGIEIPDDAAETIQTVGDAVGFIEKNAA; encoded by the coding sequence ATGAGTGATGTTGCTGATCGGGTCAAAAAGATTGTCGTTGAGCACCTCAGCGTAGACGCTGACAAAGTGGCAAAGGAGGCCAGCTTCATTGACGATCTCGGCGCAGACAGCCTGGATACCGTTGAGTTGGTTATGGCGTTCGAAGAAGAGTTCGGAATTGAGATTCCGGACGACGCAGCTGAAACCATCCAGACTGTTGGTGATGCTGTTGGTTTCATTGAAAAGAATGCGGCCTGA
- the rpsF gene encoding 30S ribosomal protein S6: protein MPLYEHVFMARQDISTAQMDALTDQFKAVITDNGGSIGRSEYWGLKPLTYRIRKNRKAHYALMNLDAPAPAVAEMERQMGLNEDVIRFMTIRVEEHEEDPSVQMRAGRERSDRPGGDRGDRGPRTPRPPREDAPKAEGAS from the coding sequence ATGCCATTGTATGAGCATGTATTCATGGCGCGTCAGGATATTTCCACCGCGCAGATGGATGCACTTACAGACCAGTTCAAAGCCGTTATCACCGATAATGGCGGCTCGATCGGGCGCTCCGAATATTGGGGCCTGAAGCCACTTACCTATCGCATTCGCAAGAATCGCAAAGCCCATTACGCACTGATGAACCTCGATGCACCTGCACCTGCGGTTGCTGAAATGGAACGCCAGATGGGTCTCAATGAAGACGTCATCCGGTTCATGACGATCCGTGTCGAAGAACATGAAGAAGATCCTTCGGTTCAGATGCGCGCCGGCCGTGAGCGCAGTGACCGTCCCGGCGGAGACCGTGGCGACAGAGGTCCCCGCACCCCGCGTCCGCCGCGTGAAGATGCGCCCAAAGCAGAAGGAGCCAGCTGA
- a CDS encoding threonine dehydratase yields MFTADEIADARAIIHEAMPPTPQYAWPLLQAELGIETWVKHENHTPTGAFKVRGGLVHMRKRAERGETNGVITATRGNHGQSIPYAASRNGVKATIVVPHGNSVEKNAAIKALGAELVETGQDFDEARVTCMQMAADRGLDMVPSFHRELVLGVSTYAHELFEAAGELDAVYVPIGMGSGCSGVISARDHLGLKTRVIAVVSENANCYKLSVDAGRAIETNSAETFADGMAVRVPHPDALEIISRGVDEIVEVSDDQVADAIRLYYRATHNVAEGAGAAPLAGLMAQREAMRGKRVGLILCGGNIDTGKMATVLEGKTPAP; encoded by the coding sequence ATGTTTACAGCAGACGAAATTGCAGACGCGCGCGCCATCATCCATGAGGCGATGCCGCCTACACCACAATATGCCTGGCCGCTCCTGCAGGCCGAACTGGGCATCGAGACCTGGGTCAAGCATGAAAACCACACGCCGACCGGCGCCTTCAAGGTGCGCGGCGGACTGGTGCACATGCGAAAACGCGCCGAGCGCGGCGAAACCAATGGCGTGATTACCGCGACCAGGGGCAATCACGGCCAGTCAATTCCCTATGCAGCGTCCCGCAACGGCGTGAAAGCCACAATTGTGGTGCCGCACGGCAACTCTGTTGAAAAGAATGCCGCGATCAAGGCACTGGGTGCAGAGCTGGTTGAAACCGGACAGGATTTTGATGAAGCCAGGGTTACCTGCATGCAGATGGCGGCAGACCGCGGACTGGACATGGTGCCTTCGTTTCATCGCGAACTGGTGCTGGGGGTCTCAACCTATGCACATGAGCTGTTCGAGGCCGCCGGTGAACTGGATGCGGTCTATGTTCCCATTGGCATGGGATCAGGCTGTAGCGGCGTCATCTCGGCGCGCGACCATCTGGGCCTCAAGACCAGAGTGATCGCCGTGGTGTCCGAAAATGCCAATTGCTACAAGTTGTCGGTCGATGCAGGCCGGGCCATCGAGACCAATTCGGCGGAAACCTTTGCAGACGGCATGGCCGTGCGGGTCCCCCACCCGGACGCGCTTGAGATCATTTCGCGCGGCGTGGATGAGATTGTGGAAGTGTCGGATGACCAGGTGGCTGATGCAATCAGGCTGTATTATCGCGCCACACACAATGTTGCAGAAGGTGCAGGTGCCGCGCCGCTTGCCGGGTTGATGGCTCAACGCGAGGCAATGCGCGGCAAGAGGGTTGGTCTCATATTGTGTGGCGGCAACATCGATACAGGTAAAATGGCGACAGTTCTTGAAGGCAAGACGCCTGCCCCATGA
- the fabD gene encoding ACP S-malonyltransferase, translated as MTVAFTFPGQGSQAVGMGKDLADAFPAARAVFDEVDAALGEKLSAVMWDGPAETLTLTQNAQPALMAVSMAVAAVLDQEFGISVAGKAGYVAGHSLGEYSALAAAGTFSLADTARLLRTRGEAMQAATPVGTGAMAALLGLDFEAAMKVAEEAAQGDVCQAANDNAPGQVVVSGSKAAVERAVDIAKQHGAKRAMLLPVSAPFHCALMQPAADVMAGALSQVDMAAPSVPLVANVAASAVSDQNQIRDNLVAQVTGTVRWRESVAWMTDNGVTSFIEIGAGKVLTGMARRMAPDAACMATTSVADIEAVAQSLNA; from the coding sequence GTGACAGTTGCATTTACATTTCCGGGCCAGGGGTCGCAGGCCGTTGGCATGGGCAAGGACCTTGCAGACGCGTTTCCCGCCGCCCGTGCAGTATTTGATGAAGTTGACGCGGCACTCGGCGAAAAGCTGTCAGCCGTCATGTGGGACGGTCCTGCAGAGACACTGACACTGACCCAGAATGCACAGCCGGCGCTGATGGCGGTTTCAATGGCTGTTGCAGCCGTCCTTGACCAGGAATTCGGTATCTCTGTTGCGGGCAAGGCGGGCTATGTGGCCGGGCATTCGCTGGGCGAGTATTCAGCGCTGGCAGCGGCGGGGACCTTTTCCCTTGCAGACACCGCCCGGTTGCTGCGCACCCGCGGCGAAGCCATGCAGGCGGCAACACCGGTCGGCACGGGTGCCATGGCGGCCTTGCTGGGGCTTGATTTTGAAGCAGCCATGAAAGTGGCCGAGGAGGCTGCCCAGGGCGACGTATGCCAGGCGGCAAACGATAACGCTCCTGGCCAGGTCGTTGTGTCCGGGTCAAAGGCCGCTGTTGAGCGCGCTGTTGATATTGCCAAACAACATGGCGCCAAGCGGGCCATGCTGCTGCCGGTATCGGCACCGTTTCACTGTGCACTGATGCAACCGGCTGCGGATGTCATGGCCGGTGCTCTTTCGCAAGTCGACATGGCTGCGCCGTCCGTGCCGCTGGTGGCCAACGTTGCGGCCAGCGCCGTCAGTGACCAAAACCAGATTCGCGATAATCTTGTTGCCCAGGTAACAGGCACTGTGCGCTGGCGTGAATCGGTTGCATGGATGACTGACAACGGCGTCACCAGTTTTATTGAAATTGGCGCCGGCAAGGTGTTGACGGGAATGGCCAGGCGTATGGCACCAGATGCGGCCTGCATGGCCACAACATCTGTTGCCGATATCGAGGCGGTTGCGCAAAGCCTGAACGCTTAG